The Myxococcus virescens region GGGAAAGCGCCGCAGCGCTCACCGCGCCTGGCCCCACCATCCGTTTCACCATCTCCGCCTTGAATGCATCCGTGTACGACACAGCTACCTGCCTGTACTCGCCCCCGGGGGTGGTCAGCTCGGCCGGTCAGCCGAGGCGACAACTTCCCTGACACAGGGGGGTCTTGGCACGCAGACAGAGGACGTCCCGAACGCACTGACTCCCGACAGCGCCGTAGATGCGCTCGACGAACGCTAATAAATACCCCTTGATGCGGCTCCCTTTTTCGGCCACAGCCGGGGGCACCCTCAAACTCAGCGTTGGGTCCTCGCTCGGCTTGAGTCGGTCCTCTTCACGCAACCATGCAGTGAAGGACTTCAGCGCAATGATGCGGTACTTCCGAGCTGTCCCCCAATCGGCCAGGAGCTTCCTCAAGTCTCGAAGTTGGACCTTGCGCAAGTCACGGCCAGCCAGCGCTTCGCCCCAGGCGGCAAGATAGGATCGAACCGCGCGTCTGTGGGCCAATCCCCGCCCCTTCTCCGTAAGATGCAAAAGAAGGCCAGCCATCGCATCCTCATCAATATAGACGGGAGCGCTCTCCAGAGCGGATTGGCGCCGAGTTCGGTACGCATCCGGATCTCGCTCCCAAAGCGCCAGTTCGGCAAGCGCCTCTCGCTCACTGGCGACGTCAAGCGCAACGCTGTAGCGACGCCCAGCCCATTGCCGCTCAATGACCCAAACCGCTCGACCGGCTGCATCTCGAATTCGACCGCCAGCCCACTTCCCGACCCACATTGCACCCATCGTCATCCCTCAGTGCGTTACCGGTGCGTTACCGGTTCGCTCAAAGGGCTAAATGGGGACGTTTTCCCTCTGTGGCTCCATGAGACCGGATTCGCCTTCAAAACCGGTGAGGGGCGCCGAGAGGCGTCCCTGGCGAGTTCGATTCCCGTGCCCTACCGCCACCTCTTGCCCTCTGAACTCGGTCGGTTGTGGCTGAGCCGCAGAGGTGTCCGCCGCCTCCAGACAGGTGCGCATGCATTCAGGCAGTTCCATGCGAGGAGAGCATCACATCCGCCAGCCAATGCATGCGCACGTGTTCAGAGAAGGCCAGGAGGTCGGATTGCGCGGCGTGGAGGCGGTCGAACACAGTGGGGTCCATTGTCCCGATACCCACGAATGGCTCCATGATGCGTTGAATACCTTGGATGACTTCCGCCAGGGAGGGGCGTGCCGCGGCCTCTTCCGGGGTGATTTCACCGAGGAATCGGAGCATTCGCTCCACAGCAGAACTGATGCCTACGCAGGCTTCGCTCAAGACCTCCAGCTTAGCGGAAACATCCTCCTTCAGTACAGCAAGCCCTGTTGAGTCCAGCTCCATGCCATTGAATGCATCCGAGATCTGAGCCATCCCATCGAGCAACTGACTGAAATGGACCACAGCCTTTTGGAGATCCTCGGCACAGGAGAGGCGAGGCGAACTCCAGCACATGAGGCCAAGCTCGTCCCATTTATCCCCTGGGATTTGATAGAGAAAATGGTTCCACCATCCCAATTCGAGCGAGCTGTCGGCCAGCAGCGTGAGCATGCTGAGCACCCAGGCATTGGGCTCGAACGCACGACCGCAAAAGGTCGGGACGATGACGACATGCCGCCACGTGGTGCGGACGATATCGCGAAATGGTCGGCTGATTTGTTCGCTCGAACAAACGGCACGGAGGATCTTGAACACCGCCTCCCGTGCCGTGTGGAGTTTCAAAGGCGTGTCCATGTCCAGCACCACCCAGAGCGCCGGTGCGTGCGCCCAGGGTGCATCCGTTTCGAGTAGGCGCGCAGTTGCCTGTTGAGGCGGAAGCGCCGAAAGCCTCGACCGCAGGTCGGTCCGGATGCGATCCAGGCCCTTCTCAACGCGGCCATGCGCGAGCGCCAAGGGCTGTTTCAGCCGGCCACGCTCGGGAGCAGTGATGAATAACAACCAGAGGGCCCGTACTGCCCTCACCATTTCCGTCTCCTGTGTCTCCAGTGCCACCAGATCGTGCGGAGCCAGGAACCGTGCGAGTCGCGAGGAGAATTCACGTTGAAACGCCGGAAGTTCCTCGATGGCATCTGCCAGGTTGAACATCGGCAACATCAAATCGGGTTCCTCCTTGTTTCGTTGACGAAGAATCGCGCGCGCCACCTCCGCCTGCGGAGCGGTTCCCCGAACAAGGAGCGGATAGAGCATCAGGGGCATCAGCACCTGCTTCAGGAAGTTTGAGAGGGCTCGCTCGTAGTTGCCGAGGGCCCTCACGTAAGGCTGATGTCGCACCAATGCCAGTTGATATTCCCGCCGTTTCTGGTCGTTCTCATTCGACTGTTCTGACTCCTCCGACGACCAGCCCCACTCATCCACAGCGGTTCGCGGGAGATACCATTTCCCCTGGGCAATCCGCTCCCGGTCGACCTCGTATGCATCCCACACCGGCTGATCCGGCTGCACCAGTGACACCGCTTCCGCGCCCCGGAAGTAGCGTTCGAGTGCGTCATGGACCCGCTGCATGAGGCGCATCAAATCTCGCCTTAGGGCAAGAACTCCGACTGCGTGCGCCTCCCAGGTTTCCGGGCGATCCTGGTAACTGACGCGGTTCAGGTACATCTGGTTGAGGCGAGTGGCCCATACGGGAGGCAAGTAAGAGGCCCGAATGTTCTTAATTGATTCATCGTGGCTCTCGGGGAGAAAGCGGACGCGATGCCCGTACCCTTGGGTGGCATAGACTTGTCTGCCCGGTTGGAGTTTGGAGAGCAATCGCGCGCGCCCAATCGCCTCCTCGTGTGGCTTGTTCCCTCCGGCCGACCCTTGACTGACCAGGTCGGTGGAGGTTCGGCGGATGAGGATGAAGTGTGCCTTGAGGGTATGCTCATCGTCCTCCAAGCGGACGATTCGAGCCTCACGACGAAAGCGCTCCAGCAGCCTTGGGCGCAGCAGAGTCAACCGCTCGGCAACTCGCACATCCTGGTGGAAGGAACATGCGTACGCCACCTCCGCTGCAGTTTCGAGCGGCAGCACATCAACCACGTCGGCGTAGGTCTCCAGCAGTGCTTCCAGCGCGGGCAGCGGGACGCCGATGCGGGCAGCGTGGAAGATCGTTTCAGCGGCGCTCGCCCATGCTTCGGGGCTGCTTGGGGCCTCGCGCGGCAACGGGGCATCGCGCAGCCACTGACCGGCCACGTCGAGGATTTCGCGAGGCTCGCTCTGGCGTGCCTGGAGTTCCCGGAGGGACTGCTTCCTCTCCTCTGGGACAATATCGAGGCTCAGGATGGGATTGACGTTGAGTTCCGGGGCGATATCGCGAACGTTCGCCACATCTGAATTCAACATGATCCACCAGGCACTACCGGAGCGGGCCTTCGCCTCGGCGATCACCGCCGCGTTTCGCGCCACGTAGCTGTCGAGCCCCCACCAGATGAGCGCACGGAAGACATGAGCAATGCCTTCCCACGAAGCGGGCCGTAACTTCGAGAGCGCATGCTGAAACTGCCCGTGTGCCTCCGCATGCCGTGAAAAGGCATACAGCAGGAAACCGCCAAGATCGCTCTCCACCATCTGAGGGAGACTGCGCGTCGCAACCTCGCCCCAAGGGTGGAACACAGGGTCCGTGAGCAACCCGACAAGAATCCCGGAACGCACAGGATGCAGTCCCTCGATCCATCGGGCCGACATATCGGAGCGGATGAGGAACTCACGCTCAAGCCTCCGCACGGTCAGACGCGGTTCGGCAAGCCCCAGCTCCCTTCCCAGCAATACGAGATCAAGCCGGGCACCATACGCCGAGGCAACCGCCACGCGCCGCAGCAGTTCCAGTTCCACGACAGGACGCTCGCCCCGGTGCACCTCGTCACTGATCCGGCCGACCTGATGCTCAAGGCGCGCATGAAGAGTATCGTGGTGGGTGAGGAGATAGGTGAACTCCAGCAAGGGGCCTCCTCCGCCGAAACGCCTCCAGGCATCCTCGAAGTCGAGATGCTCGGCTGAAGGCTGCCGCTCAAGGAACGACGCATGGATCGACTGAGCCTCCTGAGCATCTAGCTGGAGCCTGATTTCCTCGAACCGCAGGTCCGCCCGGCTAATGCTCGCGCGCAGCCAGTCCTCCTCACGGAGGGTAATGAGGATCCGGACGGAGAGGTGTTCGTGAAGTGACTGGACGACGTCTGTCCAGGCCGTATCGCCAGGGGTGACGTCCAGATAGACATAGATCGCCGTAGGCCCGCCGATGGCGTCGACATAGCCGCGCAGAGCTTGCGCGATGTTCCTGGCATGGCGACGGTCCTGCACCAAGCGCACTTCGAACCGGCTTACGGAGGGGACCCGGTCGTGCAGGAAGCGATACGCAAGCGCGCTCTTTCCCTGCCCGGATGCGCCCTGGATTACCACTACCCGGGACTTCTGGAATGCTGTCTCGATCAAGTCGAGCCGCGCGGGCCGGATGACGTCCACGCCCGCGAGGACATGCTCGAAGCGGGCGGAAACACCCTGATAGAACTCCTGCCCCAGGTTCTCCCTGCCCGTCACTGCCGCGATCTCCAGGAGCGGATGGACTGTCGAAAACCACTCTGCCTGGTACGCATCCCGATCCCGGAGGAATCGGCCGACAGCATTCAACCGCTCAATCAGCTGACTTCGGGTAAGGGTCGCGCGCGCTTCCGAGGCCTGGAAGAGCCATGCATGCAGCAGGTCGAACGCGGAGACAGGGTCACAGCCCGTCATCAACTCCAGCAGGCTGGCGGAAATGCTCGCCTTGAGTGCCTCCTCATTGACGGAAAGGAGCTTCACGCGGGACAGCAGTACTTGTGCCTGGACAGGTGAATACTTCCACCCCTCCAGGAGTTCTACGGCGTGTGCGCGATGGGCTGGCGATCCACTCCATGCCGCCTGCATTTCCTGCCCATAGGGACCGAAGGACACGATGCATTCCTGCGCGTCAGGAAAGTCCACCCGCCGCTTGAGCACACGTCGGAAGAAGGACTCGGGCTTCTCTGGCTTCAGCGCGGAGAGCGTCAGCGCCGCACCGTAGGCCTTCATCTGGATGACCTCGAGGACCCGCCCAGATTCATCCAGGATGTCGAGGTCCTCGCGTCCTTCCAGGCGGAAGACCTTGGCCGCATCCGCCGGTTGGAGCATGCGATAGAGGGTATACAGCGCTTGTAGCCTGTACCCCCTCAGTGCAGCCTGGGCGCCCGGTTCAGCCAACGTGGACCTCCATTCAAGGGTAGTTCAGAAGCTCCGCATGTCCCCTTACTACTTGCAAGGGGACATGCCGTGGCCATGGCCGAGTTGTACTGAGCCTGCCGGGCTACTCCCAGCCCGAACGTTCCGGCGTTTACGTGGGACTTATGGCTCCACGCCTGCTGGTCGATGTGGCGCGCAATCTGCCGCAGGTCGCCGTTCGCAAGCGTCTTCAAGAACTTCTAGCTCACGCTCAAGTCCTGTGGTCGCCGGAAATACCTTTCGGGTTTATAAACAATAGACCTCGGCCCCGAGAGCCACCGGCCGCATCTCCCTCAACTGAGGCCCCGCCCAGGCTCCCGGGAGGCCCGAGCCAGCAGCCGCCGCACGTCCCTTCCCTGGAGGCCGCCCATGACCGATGACCGCACGCCGCCCCACGAAACGCAGTTCGCGGACCCTCCGCCGGAGAACAGCTCCGACCTGGAGCGCGCCCGACCCGGGCTCCGGTTCACCATCGACACCACCACCTACGCGGCCCTCCGCACGCTGAAGCGGCGGGGCAATGGGGAGGTGGTACTCCTGGCCGAGCGTCACCTCCCCCATGGGCTCGCCGGGCACGTCACCCTCAAGCGCCTGCGTAATCCCGCCTCCTTCGAGCGCTGCCAGCGGCTCATCGAGGAGGTCCAGCTCGCCTTCCGCCTCCACCACCCGGCCATCGCCCAGGTCCATCACCTGAAAATCCACGCCGACAGGCCGCACATCATCGCGGAGTATGTGGACGGCCCCACGCTGGACACCGTCATCAGCCTCGCCACCATGCGCGAGCGGCCGCTCTCCGCAGCCTTCGCCCTCTACATCGCCGCCGAGATTGCCGATGCCCTCCACCACGCGCACACGCTGAGGGATTCGGAGAACCGGCCGCTGGGCATCATCCACCGCGACGTCGCCCCCCGGAACATCCGCGTGGCCCGGAGCGGCGAGGTGAAGGTGACGGACTTCGGCGCCGCCTACTCGCTCATGGTGGGCCGGGAGGAGACCCCGGGCCTCCTGCTCAAGGGCGACGTGGCGTACGCCTCGCCCGAGTACCTGCTCCGCAAGCCCATGGATGGCCGGTCCGATATCTTCTCGCTGGGCCTCGTCCTCATGGAGATGCTGACGTGCAAGCACCTCTTCGACCTGGAGGACGCGCAAGCCCCCAGCGCCGCCCTGGACGTGAAGACGGAGGAGGTGCCCTCCGTGCCCCTCACGCAGATGATCGCGCTCGTCAGCCGCTACCGCTCCGAGGACGTGGAGCACGCGATGGCGGGCCTGCCGGACGCGCTCAAAGCCATCATCCACAAGGCCCTCCAGCGTAAGCCCTCCGAGCGCTACACCTCGGCCGCCGAGCTGCGCGATGCCCTGCGGGCGGCGCTCGCGACACAGTCCCAGCCCTTCGGACGGAAGGAGGCGGCTGAAGAGCTGGCGCGGATGCTGTCGGACGCCTCCGTCCTGCGCGACCGGGTGGAGCTGGACGAAGCGGGCATCTTCCCCGAGGGCCTGGACGCCGACGAAGCAACTCCCGCGCCGAACGCGAAGTGAGCGCGGGCGACCGGGCGCCGCGTCAACGCAGCAGCACCTGGGCCACCTTCACGAGGGCGTCGAGCTGCTCCTCGTCCATCTTTCGCGCGAGGCCGGTGAGCTGCCGCAGCCTGGGCGCTCCGCCCGGCCCTCGCGCCCCCTTCCCCTCCTCCGCGTCCGCGAGCCCCAGCAGCTCGTCCGAGCCGATGCGCAGCACCGCGCACATCCGCAGCAGCGTCTGCACGCTGGGCAGCATCTTCCCGCGCTCCAGGCGGCTGTAGACCATGTGCGCCAGGCCCAGCTTCTCGGCCACTTCCGCCTGCGTGAGCCCGAGCTGCGTCCGGGCCTCTCGGGCGGCACTTCCAATACGGGTCGCCAGTTCTTCGTTCATGCGTCGAGGTACCAGGAACACCGAGGACCCCGTCTGCCGCGGGCAGGAGGCCCGCGACTCGGGAACGCCCTCCCTGCCGCATCTTGGCGGCCGTGTCGATGCGCGACGAGCCCCCTGTCACACGGCGCCGCCCCACCTACCGGCCGGCCCCCTCGGGCGCGGGAAACGCCAGGCCCTCACCGCTCAGAAGGAGGTCCACGGAGACACGAAGGACGCCGCACAGGTCCACCAGCGTGGGGAGGCTGGGCAACAACCTGCCGCGCTCCAGGCGACTGAGCACCAGCGTCGGCACGTGGATGGCCTCGGCCACCTGGGCCTGCGACAGGCCCGCTCGATGCCGGGCAGCGCGGACCTGGGCTCCAATCCGCTGGGAGAGCTTCGCGTACATGAAGAGACCTGGGAAAAGAGGAGAATACCGCGGAGACGGCACTCCGAGCATATACCTCAACAGGTTCAACCATGGTATCCGTCCAAGGTCTATGCTCCTCCCGCGCTGCTTCGCGGGGGGAGCTCTCACGAGTTCCATTGCCCGTTGAGCGCATGTCCAGGAACGCCGAGCCCGTACGCCCCGCCGAAGGAGAGGACTCGTGAGCCCGCGTCTGCATCCCGTCGTGCCCCCGGGCACGGACATTGGCGGGTACCTGGTGGAGGAGCGGCTGGGGGCCGGGGGATTCGGCGCCGTGTACCGCGCCCGGCGTGGAGAGCGGAGCTCCGCGCTCAAGCTCATCCCGCTCTGGGGGCTGGCCGAGTGGGCGGAGCGCGAGGTGGCCATCCTCCTGCGGCTCAAGCACGCCAACCTGGTGCGCATCCGTGGACACGGCCAGTGGCCGGACGAGGCGCCCCAGTCCTTCTTCATCGTCATGGACTACGTGGAGGGGCGCCGCCTGGACGTGTGGGCCACGGAGGAGAACCCCTCGGCCCGTGAAGTCCTGCGCAAGGTGCTCGGCGTGGCGCGCGGGCTGGGCGCCGCGCACCGGGCGAAGGTGGTGCACCGGGACTTGAAGGAGAGCAACGTCGTCGTGCGCGACTCGGACGGCGAGGCGGTGGTGGTGGACTTCGGCGCGGGCGGGTACGAGAGCGCCCCCAGCATCACCGGCGGCGTGCTCCCGCCGGGCACCCTGGAGTACCGCGCGCCCGAGGCCTGGCGCTTCCAGCAGGAGCACGGCGACGAGCGTGGCCGCTCCTACCAGCCCGGCCCCTCGGATGACCTGTACGCGCTGGGCGTCGTGCTCTATTGGCTCCTGACGGGCAGGCAGCCCTTCCTGCCGGACGAGGCCGAGGGCGTGGAGGCCGTGCTCAACCGCGCCCCCAAACAGCCCCAGGCGCTCAACCCGCGCGTCCCCGGGGCCCTCGGCGACGTGTGCATGCGCCTGCTGGCCAAGACGCCCGAGGAGCGGCACCCCGACGCCGACACGCTGTGCGCGGAGCTGGAGTCCCTGCTGGCCCAGGCGGACGAAGCCTGGGACGAGAAGCTCTGTGACGCCCATGGCGCGGACACCGCCACCACGCTCGCGGAGGCGCCGCAAGCAGTCGAAGACGAGCTGGCGCAGTGGCTGAAGCGGCGCAAGGCCCGGCCTCGTCGCGGGCCTCGTCCGCCACGAGGTGGGGACGCATACGAACCCGATGCAAACGCGGTGGCCATCCCGTTCGAGCCGACGCCCGCGGCACGCGCCGGACATTCCAAGGCCCTGCGCGTGGCTGCCTGGATGGCGCTCGTGGTGGTCTTGATTGTGGGCGGGCTGGTGCTCTCGCGCGGACTGATGCCCTCCTCCCCTCCTGCCGCACGTCACGGGATGGCACCCCATGCCCATGTCACCGTGGGCTCGCCCCCCGGCGGATCCGCGTTCGCGCTCGCATCCTGGACTCCCGGTCAGGAAGTGGCGGCACCCTGGAGGCCACTGGAAGCTGACGAGGCCGCAGGCTCGCTCGATGGAGCATCCACCCTTGCGGCCGTCGCCGTTCCCGCGACGTATTCCAAGGAGAAGGCCTCCGTGAAGATGAAGAAGGACACCGGCATGCTCCCCCAGCCCGAGCCGCAGCGCCTCCGGGGCACAGCCGTTGGCAAGGCGCTTGGCCTGGGTGTCGCGGCCTGCCTTTCGATGGCGTGCCCTGGCTCCCAGGTGCGCCCGACGCTGCCTCCCGAGGATTGCCCTCCAGGGGCCATTGAGGCCATGGAGCAACTCGGCCTCTTCACCCCCGGACTCGAGCGGCCTTCAACCACCTTCGACCTGAGCCCCAGCAAAGGTGGCAGAAACATCAAGGTCCGTGAGGGCACGACCACGGTCCGCATGGGAGTCACTTGGGGACGCATGCCTTCGCAGACCCTGTTCTCCGGGCAGCTCCTCGTCGGTCCAGAGCGGGTCTACGGACGACTCACCGAGGCACGTACTCCCAAGAATGAGCGTATCCCCGTCTGCGTGCAGTTCGTTGAACCGGAGGACGGCCGCATCGGACTCCTGAAGATGGAGCCCACCCGAGCTCCCGGCACGGCCACCGTCTACTCCGCCCTGGATTTGAAGGCCGTGCGCCGCTTCGAGTGAGGACCGACCGTGCCCGCGTCGCCCATCGCCTTTTTCGTGGTGCTCGTGCTCGCGACAGGAGCCGCGACCACCCAACCGTCTCCCACGGTCTCGGGCCTTGGGGTGCGCCGCGTCGAAATCTCGGCGGAGCCATCCTCGGCGGTGCCGCCCCCCGAGGTTCAGATAAGCCCACGGATGTCCACGTCATTCGAGTTCGACTCCGCCCTGGATCCGGCGAAGGTCGTGCTCGAAAGCGAAGAGCGCTTTTCGCTCGTGGACCTCGGGCGAAGCACGCTCCGGCTGGTGCCCTCGGAGCAGCTCCTACCCGGTGAGCGCCTACGGCTGACGGTGCGATTCCAGGATGGCTCGGTCCCCCTCGGTGCGGCCTTCGTCCTCGTCGCCCACCCCGCGCGCGGCGAGCGCATCGTCGAGGTGTGGCGACAGGCGCGCACGGCGGAGTCCTACCAGCAGGAGGCGAAGGAGGCCCGAGCGGAGGCCCAGCAGTGCCACGAGGAGAACGCGCGGCTGAGGGCGGAGCAGCGGGAACCGAGCGGCATCGCGGGCCTCCTGGCCAACGGTGTCATCCAAAAGGAGGAGGGCGTCGCCGCGAAGCTCCTCCGCGTCAACGAAGAGGTTCGTCAGCATCCAGGCAACGCACTCTGGGCACACCGGGCTTGGAGCTATCGCGCCCCTGTTCGCGTGGCCGTAGCGGTGGAGTTCGAGAACCCGGACGCCGCGAACCTCTGGACGGCGGAAGGTGCATCGCTGGTGAGCAAGCCGGGCACGTCCCTGAAGATCCTGACCGTCTGGCAAACGGCTCCCATCTCGCGCTATCCGTTCGGCCGCGTCGTGGTGGAAGCGGAAGTGACGCCGGATGCGGCGCAGGGGCCGTTCACCCTGAAGCTGTGGGGGCCGGGCGGGCTGCGCGCCATCACGCTCTCCGGCGTGACGTTCCCGTAGGCAGGCCGTCAGCCTCACGCACGCGACCCAGCGCCGCTCCAGCCCGAAGCACCTATCAGGTCTACTTGGTATTGCAGCAGCCCCCGGGCAACGTGAAGCGCTTCGGTCCCCAGGCCCTCCACAACACCGAGAACGTCATCCCGCAAGACAAGGACCCGCACACCAACGTCAGCTCCCTCTACTCGTCGGTCCGCATCGACAATACTCAGTCCCTTACGCAGACCGTGCGTCAAGGGTTGAGCACACAGTCCTACGAGGCCCAACGCGAGTTCGGGCTGTTGGCCATTGAGAACGTGAAGAAGAGGGTCTGGTGATGACGTTGGAAGAACGGGTCGAGCAGTTCACTCGGAATGTCGCGTGGAGTTGCCCCGTCAAGGTCGGACAGGTTGGCGGCTCGACCATGCACTTCTGTCACTCCCGTTCTGAAAAACGCTTCTTCCACTCCGCTGGCAACGTGGGCGGGCCTTTCAACTCAAGAAGCTGCCGCAAGTCGTGCTTGAAGCGCCGGAGTGCTGCGCCCAGGTCGTCCCAGGCAAACTCCGCGTTCTGCCACTCGGGATGCGGGGCGCCACCACCGATGCCGGCGACGATGGAGAGGTGGAGGGACGCGTCCGTGCGCTCGAAGAGGAAGGCGGGGTCGCCCTGCTCGCACGAGTCGAGGGTGTAGGGCTGTCTGTCGGAAAGTGCCGCTACGGCCCCGGTGAGTTCGTCCCACCACTGCCCGAGGCACACATCGTCCGGCCCCCAGAAGCCCATGCACGGCACGCGTCGCTCGCCGATGGTCCACGCCAATTCACCATGAACGTGAGGCTCATCTTCGCAAAGCGCCGCCAGGGGCCGACGCTCGTTGCCCTCGCCGGGCACATGGGCGCTGCGGAGTTCAAGCTGCATCGATGGGGAGCCTGACGACATCAGCCGACCTCCGCTGGAATTGCTCTCCTCCGCCGAGTACCGGCGGCGGCTCCTGCCCTGCCCAGCCCCTCCAGGGGCGCCCTCTTTCGTCGTCTTCTCCATCGGTCAGACTCGCTTTCTAGCCGAACGAGCCTGTCCGACTCTTCAAGGCGCTACACCATCCACGATGCGGACTCGCTCGGGTTCTCAGACAGCGGGCTGATCACGTATCTCATGGACTGTAGTTCACCGGAGCCAGCTTTGGACCCTCGGGAAAGGGCGTGGTACCCACGCGGACATGACGCGTCCCTCCTGGCTCCTGGCTGCGGCCCTGCCGCTCTGCCTCACCCTGACCGCATGCGGCACCACGACGGATCAGCCCTTGCCCTCCGTCGAGGAGCTGTCCTGCCACGACCGCATCCGGGAACTCTCCGCCCAGGACCGGAAGCTCTCCAGCCGGGCGGACCATAAGTACCAGTCCGCGAAGGAGGCCCCGGACGCGGAGCATTTCGTCTCGGTGATGCTCACTTCGCGGGAGAACGGTGAGGCCTTCGCGTGCGGACTGACCCGCGCCTGGGTCACCGAGGTGTTCGAGGGCCTTGAAAGACAATACTCCGAGTACCGGAATGACGATGGCATCGATGGCTCCAGGGCCGGTTACCAGATCGTCCACGGCGACGGGCTCGCCGCTCTCTTCCAAAGCCATGCAGAGAGCCTGGAGACCGTCATCTACCACGTGCGCCACACCGGCACGGAGGACCATGTCGTCACCGTCGAACAGCTTCCTCGCGGCCAGGGCTATCGCATCTATCAAAGCTATATCAACG contains the following coding sequences:
- a CDS encoding serine/threonine-protein kinase, with protein sequence MSPRLHPVVPPGTDIGGYLVEERLGAGGFGAVYRARRGERSSALKLIPLWGLAEWAEREVAILLRLKHANLVRIRGHGQWPDEAPQSFFIVMDYVEGRRLDVWATEENPSAREVLRKVLGVARGLGAAHRAKVVHRDLKESNVVVRDSDGEAVVVDFGAGGYESAPSITGGVLPPGTLEYRAPEAWRFQQEHGDERGRSYQPGPSDDLYALGVVLYWLLTGRQPFLPDEAEGVEAVLNRAPKQPQALNPRVPGALGDVCMRLLAKTPEERHPDADTLCAELESLLAQADEAWDEKLCDAHGADTATTLAEAPQAVEDELAQWLKRRKARPRRGPRPPRGGDAYEPDANAVAIPFEPTPAARAGHSKALRVAAWMALVVVLIVGGLVLSRGLMPSSPPAARHGMAPHAHVTVGSPPGGSAFALASWTPGQEVAAPWRPLEADEAAGSLDGASTLAAVAVPATYSKEKASVKMKKDTGMLPQPEPQRLRGTAVGKALGLGVAACLSMACPGSQVRPTLPPEDCPPGAIEAMEQLGLFTPGLERPSTTFDLSPSKGGRNIKVREGTTTVRMGVTWGRMPSQTLFSGQLLVGPERVYGRLTEARTPKNERIPVCVQFVEPEDGRIGLLKMEPTRAPGTATVYSALDLKAVRRFE
- a CDS encoding serine/threonine-protein kinase — its product is MTDDRTPPHETQFADPPPENSSDLERARPGLRFTIDTTTYAALRTLKRRGNGEVVLLAERHLPHGLAGHVTLKRLRNPASFERCQRLIEEVQLAFRLHHPAIAQVHHLKIHADRPHIIAEYVDGPTLDTVISLATMRERPLSAAFALYIAAEIADALHHAHTLRDSENRPLGIIHRDVAPRNIRVARSGEVKVTDFGAAYSLMVGREETPGLLLKGDVAYASPEYLLRKPMDGRSDIFSLGLVLMEMLTCKHLFDLEDAQAPSAALDVKTEEVPSVPLTQMIALVSRYRSEDVEHAMAGLPDALKAIIHKALQRKPSERYTSAAELRDALRAALATQSQPFGRKEAAEELARMLSDASVLRDRVELDEAGIFPEGLDADEATPAPNAK
- a CDS encoding helix-turn-helix transcriptional regulator, whose translation is MNEELATRIGSAAREARTQLGLTQAEVAEKLGLAHMVYSRLERGKMLPSVQTLLRMCAVLRIGSDELLGLADAEEGKGARGPGGAPRLRQLTGLARKMDEEQLDALVKVAQVLLR
- a CDS encoding DUF2381 family protein; this translates as MLVLATGAATTQPSPTVSGLGVRRVEISAEPSSAVPPPEVQISPRMSTSFEFDSALDPAKVVLESEERFSLVDLGRSTLRLVPSEQLLPGERLRLTVRFQDGSVPLGAAFVLVAHPARGERIVEVWRQARTAESYQQEAKEARAEAQQCHEENARLRAEQREPSGIAGLLANGVIQKEEGVAAKLLRVNEEVRQHPGNALWAHRAWSYRAPVRVAVAVEFENPDAANLWTAEGASLVSKPGTSLKILTVWQTAPISRYPFGRVVVEAEVTPDAAQGPFTLKLWGPGGLRAITLSGVTFP
- a CDS encoding helix-turn-helix domain-containing protein translates to MYAKLSQRIGAQVRAARHRAGLSQAQVAEAIHVPTLVLSRLERGRLLPSLPTLVDLCGVLRVSVDLLLSGEGLAFPAPEGAGR